One Patescibacteria group bacterium DNA segment encodes these proteins:
- the rsmA gene encoding 16S rRNA (adenine(1518)-N(6)/adenine(1519)-N(6))-dimethyltransferase RsmA, which translates to MDLTNIDTIRLILREYNMSAQKRLGQHFLTNTQVLQEITQAARLTDTDEVLEIGPGLGTLTRALAQTAQRVVAIEKDISMAKACRGINSDLSNMKIVEGNALALSDAFFKEYFPKKKYKLVANLPYYLTSAIIRFFLESKYRPVMMVLMVQKEVAERMIALPPDANLLSVAVQFYSTAEIITLVPKQNFWPIPKVDSAVIRIIPHQKLPTPGRSSPARAGEIDEKKFFRLVKAGFGERRKQLHNSLSGGLHLDDAKVKQVLAKSRIAPERRAQTLTIPDWIKLYQNIDKL; encoded by the coding sequence ATGGACCTAACTAATATTGATACTATTCGTCTAATTCTCCGCGAGTATAATATGTCGGCTCAAAAAAGGCTGGGGCAACATTTTTTAACTAATACACAGGTTCTACAAGAAATTACGCAAGCAGCCCGCCTGACCGATACCGACGAGGTGCTCGAAATCGGTCCGGGACTCGGCACCCTGACGAGAGCTTTAGCCCAAACCGCCCAGCGCGTGGTAGCTATTGAAAAAGATATCAGTATGGCTAAAGCTTGCCGGGGAATCAATTCGGATCTTTCTAATATGAAGATCGTGGAAGGCAATGCGCTGGCTTTGAGCGATGCTTTCTTTAAAGAATATTTCCCGAAAAAGAAATATAAGTTAGTAGCCAATTTGCCTTATTATCTAACTTCCGCAATTATTCGTTTCTTTCTAGAAAGCAAATACCGCCCTGTTATGATGGTATTGATGGTGCAAAAGGAGGTCGCCGAGCGCATGATTGCGTTACCTCCCGACGCCAATCTCCTAAGCGTTGCCGTACAATTCTATAGCACTGCTGAAATCATCACGCTGGTCCCCAAACAGAATTTCTGGCCAATACCAAAAGTCGATTCAGCGGTGATCAGAATTATTCCCCATCAGAAATTACCGACCCCTGGCCGTTCAAGCCCGGCACGGGCAGGCGAGATTGATGAAAAAAAGTTTTTTCGGCTAGTCAAAGCAGGTTTTGGCGAGCGCCGCAAGCAACTGCATAATTCTTTGTCCGGCGGACTGCATTTGGACGACGCCAAGGTTAAACAGGTTTTGGCCAAAAGTCGGATCGCCCCGGAGCGCCGCGCGCAAACCCTCACCATCCCAGACTGGATCAAGTTATATCAAAATATCGATAAATTATAA
- a CDS encoding septal ring lytic transglycosylase RlpA family protein, translated as MSKLFRHRLTDLNYPHLAPETRKKSFATAITLGLLIFLIFGLGQLGNATIKTIKAVTVSINGLTDIYTTKATEVGDLIAELNIQEPIVAVTPRPESRLTAATLVTVTTKPTDRNSIVAANMQATIDKVAADIKKQEEALKVPKSPVREGYASWYVFGNGMNTASREFPRGTKVHVIAIKSGKSVDVVVNDFGPEDWTGMSLDLNHTAFAKLAPLGAGIINVRYYKI; from the coding sequence GTGAGCAAACTCTTTAGGCACAGGTTGACGGATTTAAATTATCCTCATCTCGCCCCCGAAACTAGAAAGAAATCTTTTGCCACCGCTATAACTTTAGGGCTATTGATTTTTCTTATCTTCGGTCTGGGCCAGTTAGGAAATGCCACTATCAAGACTATCAAAGCCGTGACTGTTTCGATTAATGGTTTAACTGACATTTATACTACCAAGGCGACTGAGGTAGGGGATTTAATTGCCGAACTCAACATCCAAGAGCCGATCGTCGCTGTCACCCCCCGGCCAGAGAGTCGGCTGACTGCCGCAACTTTAGTTACCGTCACTACTAAGCCGACTGACAGAAATTCTATTGTGGCTGCTAACATGCAAGCCACTATAGACAAGGTTGCGGCTGATATTAAGAAACAAGAAGAGGCCCTAAAAGTTCCTAAATCACCGGTTCGGGAAGGCTACGCCAGTTGGTATGTCTTCGGCAACGGCATGAATACTGCTAGCCGAGAATTTCCCCGGGGCACCAAGGTGCACGTCATTGCCATCAAATCCGGCAAATCCGTGGATGTCGTGGTAAACGACTTTGGCCCGGAGGATTGGACGGGTATGTCGCTGGATTTGAATCATACCGCCTTTGCTAAACTCGCTCCCTTAGGTGCCGGGATTATCAATGTCCGCTACTATAAAATCTAG
- a CDS encoding UvrD-helicase domain-containing protein, producing the protein MTDLLDKLNPEQIKAVQATEGPVLILAGAGSGKTKTLTSRVAYLVQTKKATPSEILAVTFTNKAAGEMKQRIMHLLKLKSDKAFHISTFHSLCSRILRADIQHIGRNQNFTILDTDEQTTAVKQAMNDLNVDTQKFAPGAVLNYISSAKSELINAEEYPEMAYGYFQKVVAKVYPRYQEIILANNSLDFDDLLMQTVVLFRNNPDVLKKYQTKFKYIMVDEYQDTNTAQYQLTKLLAEKHKNLFVVGDDWQSIYSWRGANYRNILNFHKDYPKAKTIKLEENYRSTQNLLNSAAAVISANKNRSEKELWTKNGEGEPITIKQVFNEEMEGKYIIQEILQRKSADPKLDFNDFVILYRTNAQSRALEEAFLQQNIPYRIIGGTRFYDRKEIKDVLAFMKVINNPQDDLSLKRIINLPPRGVGEKTWEELVKYATVHNQPTSEILLDVPVGAKAQAELRKLGQVFTEARSGKRVLSKLFDYLLEKTGYLVWLNDKTIEGETRIENVRELKSVIEKYDILDIKIALPLFLEEVSLIQDIDRYDADENAVSLMTLHSAKGLEFDYVFIAGMEENLFPHSRSILDEEELEEERRLCYVGMTRAKKKLYLIYTVQRLIFGTFTPSLPSRFIDDIPEELKVDGNEMSHTTTTIEEVSPALKVKPGDWIEHKHFGPGKVITVDKLEVIAAFQQFGIKRLARNLAPIKKIVAPTSASL; encoded by the coding sequence ATGACAGATTTATTAGACAAGTTGAACCCGGAGCAGATTAAAGCGGTGCAGGCCACGGAAGGGCCGGTGCTGATCTTGGCGGGAGCCGGGAGCGGCAAAACCAAAACCCTCACATCCCGGGTGGCTTATTTGGTGCAAACCAAAAAAGCTACCCCCAGCGAGATCTTGGCCGTCACCTTTACCAACAAGGCGGCCGGCGAGATGAAACAACGGATCATGCATCTGCTGAAGTTAAAATCCGATAAAGCTTTTCATATCAGTACCTTCCATTCGCTCTGTTCGCGGATTTTGCGGGCCGACATTCAACACATCGGCCGCAATCAAAATTTCACTATTTTAGACACTGACGAACAAACCACAGCGGTAAAACAGGCCATGAACGACTTAAATGTGGACACCCAGAAATTCGCCCCCGGCGCGGTATTAAATTACATCTCTTCCGCCAAAAGCGAACTGATCAATGCCGAAGAATATCCCGAAATGGCGTATGGCTACTTTCAAAAAGTAGTGGCTAAAGTTTACCCCCGCTACCAAGAAATTATCCTCGCCAACAACAGCTTGGATTTTGACGACCTCTTGATGCAAACAGTAGTTTTATTCCGCAATAATCCGGATGTTTTGAAGAAATACCAAACCAAATTTAAATATATTATGGTGGACGAGTATCAAGATACCAACACCGCCCAATACCAATTAACCAAGTTGTTGGCCGAAAAACATAAGAATCTGTTTGTGGTAGGCGACGATTGGCAATCGATTTACAGTTGGCGGGGGGCGAATTACCGCAATATCTTGAATTTCCACAAAGATTACCCAAAAGCCAAAACCATTAAACTGGAAGAAAACTACCGTTCTACCCAAAATCTCCTAAATAGCGCGGCAGCTGTCATTTCCGCCAACAAAAATCGGAGCGAAAAAGAACTCTGGACCAAAAACGGCGAAGGCGAGCCGATCACTATCAAACAAGTCTTTAACGAAGAGATGGAGGGAAAATACATCATCCAAGAAATTCTCCAGCGCAAATCGGCTGACCCTAAACTCGACTTTAATGATTTTGTGATTTTGTATCGCACCAACGCCCAGTCCCGCGCTTTAGAAGAAGCTTTTCTGCAACAAAACATCCCATACCGGATCATCGGCGGTACTCGGTTCTACGATCGCAAAGAAATTAAAGATGTGCTGGCGTTTATGAAAGTAATTAATAACCCGCAGGATGATTTGAGTTTAAAGCGAATCATCAATTTGCCGCCCCGGGGAGTAGGGGAGAAAACCTGGGAAGAACTAGTCAAATACGCCACAGTGCACAATCAGCCGACCAGCGAAATTCTGTTAGATGTGCCGGTAGGAGCTAAAGCCCAAGCCGAACTCCGAAAACTGGGACAAGTATTTACCGAAGCCAGGTCGGGTAAACGAGTGCTTTCTAAATTGTTCGATTATCTCTTAGAAAAAACTGGCTATTTGGTTTGGCTTAATGATAAAACTATTGAAGGTGAAACTCGCATTGAAAACGTCCGGGAACTTAAGAGCGTCATCGAAAAATATGATATTCTAGATATCAAAATCGCTTTACCACTCTTTTTGGAAGAAGTCAGTTTGATCCAAGATATTGATAGATATGATGCAGACGAAAACGCTGTTAGTTTAATGACTTTGCACTCGGCTAAAGGATTGGAATTTGATTATGTGTTTATTGCCGGAATGGAAGAAAACCTGTTTCCGCATTCCCGCAGTATCCTAGACGAAGAGGAATTAGAAGAAGAACGTCGCTTGTGTTATGTCGGGATGACCCGAGCCAAGAAAAAGCTTTATTTAATCTATACGGTCCAGCGTCTGATCTTCGGCACTTTTACCCCCAGTTTGCCATCTCGGTTTATTGATGATATACCAGAAGAGTTAAAAGTTGACGGCAACGAAATGTCTCATACCACTACTACCATTGAAGAAGTTTCCCCAGCCCTCAAGGTTAAACCTGGGGATTGGATCGAACATAAGCATTTCGGTCCCGGTAAAGTGATTACCGTAGATAAATTGGAAGTAATCGCCGCCTTCCAACAATTCGGTATCAAACGATTGGCGCGCAATTTGGCTCCGATCAAAAAAATAGTTGCTCCCACCTCAGCCTCCCTCTAA
- the panD gene encoding aspartate 1-decarboxylase, translating to MRYLMRSKIHKATVTEANINYIGSITIDKDLIIKAGFWPGEKVLVVDNTNGARLETYVIVGAKGSGTICMNGAAALLIKTGDEIIIMGFELTNKLIKAKNVLVDKNNKFVRFL from the coding sequence ATGAGATATTTAATGAGATCAAAAATTCATAAAGCAACTGTAACAGAAGCCAATATAAACTATATTGGCAGTATTACTATAGACAAGGATTTGATCATTAAAGCCGGTTTTTGGCCAGGCGAAAAAGTTCTCGTTGTAGACAACACCAACGGTGCGCGACTAGAAACTTATGTAATTGTTGGAGCAAAAGGTTCGGGTACTATTTGCATGAATGGAGCAGCCGCCCTTCTGATAAAAACTGGCGATGAAATTATTATTATGGGTTTTGAATTGACTAATAAATTAATCAAAGCTAAGAATGTATTAGTTGATAAAAATAATAAGTTTGTAAGGTTTCTATAG
- the recA gene encoding recombinase RecA: MNPTKTLTKSVPTDTLSDTLSQIEKKYGQGAVMRLGDAKHAEVEAVPTGSLTLDLALGVGGIPKGRVIEIFGPESSGKTTLALHMIAQFQKRGETAAFVDAEHALDPDYAKRIGVDTQNLLISQPDNGEQALDIVEALVKSNSVGIIVIDSVAALVPRAEIEGDMGDSHMGLQARLMSQALRKITAYVSKSRTAVIFINQLRMKIGIMFGNPETTTGGNALKYYSSVRLDIRRVESIKSGEEAVGNRVRVKVVKNKIAAPFRQAEFDLMFAQGISREGELIDLGLSRGFVIKSGSWYEWEGSKIGQGKEAAKEFLKTDKKAAEKLEKMIRSLA, from the coding sequence ATGAATCCCACTAAAACTTTAACTAAATCTGTACCCACGGATACCCTATCTGATACGCTAAGCCAGATTGAGAAGAAATACGGCCAAGGCGCCGTCATGCGTTTGGGTGATGCTAAGCATGCCGAAGTAGAAGCTGTCCCGACCGGGTCACTCACTTTGGATCTGGCTTTAGGCGTGGGTGGGATTCCCAAAGGTCGAGTGATTGAGATCTTCGGGCCGGAATCATCCGGCAAAACCACTTTGGCTTTGCATATGATCGCCCAATTTCAAAAACGGGGCGAAACGGCGGCATTTGTGGATGCCGAACATGCTCTGGATCCGGATTACGCTAAACGGATCGGCGTGGACACTCAAAATCTGCTGATTTCTCAGCCGGACAATGGCGAACAAGCCCTAGATATTGTCGAAGCCTTAGTGAAATCTAATTCGGTCGGTATTATTGTGATCGATTCGGTGGCGGCATTAGTCCCCCGGGCGGAAATTGAGGGCGATATGGGAGATTCCCATATGGGACTGCAAGCCCGGTTAATGAGTCAAGCTCTCCGGAAAATTACAGCTTATGTGAGCAAGTCGCGGACGGCAGTCATTTTTATTAATCAGTTGCGCATGAAGATTGGAATTATGTTCGGTAACCCCGAAACTACCACCGGTGGCAATGCTTTAAAATATTATTCTTCGGTTAGATTGGATATTCGGCGGGTCGAGTCGATTAAATCAGGCGAAGAAGCAGTTGGCAACCGCGTGCGGGTGAAAGTAGTTAAAAATAAAATCGCTGCTCCATTCCGCCAAGCCGAGTTTGATTTGATGTTTGCGCAAGGTATCTCCCGCGAGGGCGAACTGATCGATCTGGGCTTGAGCCGCGGCTTTGTTATTAAATCCGGCTCGTGGTACGAGTGGGAAGGATCCAAAATCGGTCAAGGTAAGGAAGCGGCCAAAGAATTCCTAAAAACCGACAAAAAAGCCGCCGAGAAGCTCGAGAAGATGATCCGCTCACTCGCGTAA
- the rsmI gene encoding 16S rRNA (cytidine(1402)-2'-O)-methyltransferase, whose product MMGKIYVVATPIGNLGDITLRALETLRTVDLIAAEDTRTSKKLLNHYNIGTPLISYHQHSRDNKLDYLVEQLVEGKNIALITDAGTPGIQDPAGRLVGAARAAGAEVMALPGPSALTAALSIAGESADNFIFLGFLPKKKGRETLFKKISGWDLPILIYESPMRVGRTLRDIEKFLGQRKILAFRELTKKFEEVKIGETNELINYFASKLPKGEFVIMILPAASQRGKPAQFGKTSR is encoded by the coding sequence ATGATGGGAAAAATTTATGTGGTCGCCACACCGATCGGGAACCTGGGAGATATTACTCTGCGGGCTTTAGAAACCTTGCGGACAGTTGACTTGATCGCAGCCGAAGATACGCGCACTAGTAAAAAATTACTAAACCACTATAATATTGGAACTCCGCTGATTTCATATCACCAACACAGCCGAGATAATAAACTGGATTACCTGGTGGAGCAGCTAGTGGAAGGCAAAAACATTGCCTTGATCACTGATGCGGGTACTCCCGGTATCCAAGACCCGGCCGGGAGGCTCGTAGGGGCCGCTCGCGCTGCCGGTGCTGAAGTCATGGCTCTCCCTGGCCCTTCTGCCCTGACCGCTGCCCTCAGCATCGCTGGGGAATCGGCTGATAATTTTATCTTCCTGGGATTCCTCCCGAAAAAGAAAGGCCGGGAAACTCTCTTCAAAAAGATCAGCGGCTGGGATTTGCCCATTTTAATTTATGAATCACCGATGCGGGTAGGCCGCACCTTGAGAGATATTGAAAAATTTTTAGGCCAAAGAAAGATTCTGGCTTTTCGCGAACTCACTAAAAAGTTTGAAGAAGTCAAAATAGGGGAGACTAACGAACTAATTAACTACTTCGCCAGCAAACTTCCTAAAGGCGAGTTTGTTATAATGATCTTACCCGCTGCTTCGCAGCGAGGCAAGCCCGCTCAATTCGGCAAGACAAGCCGCTAG
- a CDS encoding helix-turn-helix domain-containing protein gives MAKTIERLLGEIGLSAKEQAVYRAVVELGDAPVSPIAKRARINRATAYSILDHLIGKGLVAKSEQKKKLHYSAKGTGELEEYLMSQKANWDGIIHTFHHLKPELEALLGSAGVKPTVRFFEGKLGVKEVFFDQIRGDHKEILAYGSAGKLEELMGSDYLKMFTKQKSKTNIVTRAILPDEPISREYVKKYYPEKGKQLFDIKVVSPDEFPMEMEMNIYGNKVSMISLNPAEPVAVIIESPALVRNQRIIFNLLWKRL, from the coding sequence ATGGCTAAGACAATCGAAAGATTATTAGGAGAAATCGGGCTGAGCGCCAAGGAACAGGCGGTTTACCGAGCAGTAGTTGAACTGGGTGATGCGCCAGTGTCCCCGATCGCCAAAAGAGCTCGCATTAATCGAGCAACAGCTTATAGTATTTTGGATCATTTGATCGGAAAAGGATTAGTTGCTAAATCCGAGCAGAAGAAAAAACTGCATTATTCGGCTAAGGGTACCGGTGAACTTGAAGAATATCTGATGTCCCAAAAGGCTAACTGGGATGGCATCATCCATACCTTTCATCATTTAAAACCTGAACTGGAAGCATTGTTAGGCAGCGCGGGAGTAAAGCCGACGGTAAGATTCTTTGAAGGGAAGTTAGGAGTAAAAGAAGTTTTTTTTGATCAGATTCGCGGTGATCATAAAGAAATCTTAGCCTATGGTTCGGCGGGCAAATTAGAGGAACTAATGGGGAGTGATTATTTAAAGATGTTTACTAAACAAAAATCTAAAACCAATATCGTTACCAGAGCGATTTTGCCGGACGAACCCATTTCGCGAGAATATGTCAAAAAATATTATCCTGAAAAAGGCAAACAGCTATTCGATATTAAAGTTGTGTCTCCCGATGAATTCCCGATGGAGATGGAAATGAACATTTATGGTAATAAAGTTTCCATGATCTCGCTTAACCCTGCCGAGCCGGTTGCGGTTATTATCGAAAGCCCTGCTCTAGTTCGCAATCAACGTATCATCTTTAATCTTCTTTGGAAGCGATTATAA
- a CDS encoding DUF1003 domain-containing protein: protein MSSLEQREPSKRHHPKNVNIIHKNQLGLNDRIAVTITAAIGTMYAVYFFTLFMAGWILWQTNSANQPFDPYPFAFLLFIGNIIQLLLMPLILVGQNIQNRHAELRAEEEFKTTESIYKDIEHILTHLDEQDKEILEQTKLLKDLVSKKY from the coding sequence ATGTCGTCACTTGAACAGAGAGAGCCGAGTAAACGGCATCATCCTAAAAACGTTAACATAATTCATAAAAACCAGCTTGGACTAAACGATAGGATTGCCGTAACTATCACAGCAGCTATAGGCACCATGTATGCGGTTTATTTCTTTACCTTGTTTATGGCAGGATGGATTCTCTGGCAGACTAATTCCGCCAATCAGCCGTTTGATCCTTATCCCTTCGCCTTTTTGCTATTTATAGGTAATATTATCCAACTCCTCTTGATGCCGCTGATTCTGGTGGGGCAGAATATTCAAAACCGCCACGCCGAACTGAGAGCCGAGGAGGAATTCAAAACCACCGAATCTATCTACAAAGACATCGAACATATTTTGACTCACTTGGACGAACAAGATAAAGAGATACTGGAACAAACTAAATTACTTAAAGATTTAGTCTCTAAAAAATATTAA
- a CDS encoding L,D-transpeptidase has protein sequence MKINIKIFQTIGVVVMSSCLIAGGFIFFAQTTRAQELLPSYQYEIVEQSADPILEPNQPGFLTLKLKNIGSEPWPLYQLYLSSIYFDGTPDHKSPFATSVWIDQNRILAGSSVDQDSIRPRGTITFNIPIQTVTRKALYQESFKLHLGTTVITGPTIKWLLQVGNELSYQDAMGKQIYIWLSDQRLWVVENNVVMLDTPISSGKSGYNTPKGKFKILNHIDTAYSSKYSLFMDNWMALYNREYGFIGYGLHALPHWKVKQGKRIEGEVVDGRLYTNGKLYEDYMHLGKPMSHGCVRVGIEASKVLYDWAPNNTLVTIA, from the coding sequence GTGAAAATAAACATAAAAATCTTCCAAACCATAGGTGTAGTCGTGATGTCGTCTTGTTTAATCGCCGGCGGCTTTATCTTCTTTGCCCAAACTACCCGCGCCCAAGAGCTGTTGCCCTCTTATCAATATGAAATTGTTGAACAGAGCGCCGACCCTATCCTAGAACCCAACCAGCCGGGGTTTCTTACGCTTAAGCTAAAAAATATCGGGTCGGAACCTTGGCCCCTGTACCAGCTTTATCTAAGCAGTATTTATTTCGATGGCACTCCCGACCATAAAAGCCCCTTTGCTACTTCCGTTTGGATCGACCAAAATCGGATTTTAGCTGGTAGCTCGGTTGACCAAGACAGTATTCGCCCGCGTGGCACAATTACTTTTAATATTCCGATTCAGACCGTCACTCGCAAAGCCTTATACCAAGAATCCTTCAAATTACATTTAGGTACTACTGTAATTACCGGCCCCACTATTAAATGGTTGCTCCAGGTAGGCAATGAGCTTAGCTATCAAGATGCGATGGGCAAACAGATTTATATTTGGTTAAGCGACCAACGGCTCTGGGTTGTTGAAAATAATGTCGTAATGTTAGACACTCCCATTTCTAGCGGCAAATCTGGCTATAACACTCCGAAAGGAAAATTCAAAATTCTTAACCACATCGATACGGCCTATTCTAGTAAGTACAGTTTGTTTATGGATAATTGGATGGCGCTCTATAACAGGGAATACGGGTTTATCGGCTATGGTTTGCACGCCCTACCGCACTGGAAAGTTAAACAAGGTAAACGTATCGAAGGGGAAGTGGTTGATGGTCGTTTATATACCAATGGTAAACTGTACGAAGATTATATGCATTTAGGCAAACCAATGTCACACGGTTGCGTCCGCGTGGGTATTGAGGCTTCTAAAGTGCTGTACGACTGGGCCCCAAATAACACTCTGGTTACTATTGCCTAA
- a CDS encoding YajQ family cyclic di-GMP-binding protein: MATESSFDIVSEIDQQELANALDQTRREIAGRYDFKDAPVEIKEEKDQLVILAPTEFKFNAALDIIKSKLIRRQLDLRILGENKIEPASGGAVRVTIPLVAGISADRAKLINKIIRDQLPKVKATIQGDTIRVSSKSRDDLQAVMALFKDKPEVTIPLQFTNYR, encoded by the coding sequence ATGGCTACAGAATCTTCTTTCGATATCGTGTCCGAAATTGATCAGCAAGAGCTCGCCAACGCTTTAGATCAAACCCGCCGTGAAATTGCCGGGCGCTATGATTTTAAAGATGCTCCTGTCGAGATTAAAGAGGAGAAAGATCAATTAGTCATTTTAGCGCCAACCGAGTTTAAATTTAATGCGGCGCTGGATATTATTAAATCAAAACTGATCCGGCGGCAACTGGATTTGCGGATTTTGGGAGAGAATAAGATCGAACCGGCCAGCGGCGGTGCCGTGCGCGTAACCATTCCCCTGGTCGCTGGCATATCGGCGGATCGGGCTAAGTTAATCAATAAAATAATTCGAGATCAGTTGCCAAAAGTAAAGGCCACTATCCAAGGGGATACCATCAGGGTCAGTTCCAAAAGCCGCGACGACTTACAGGCAGTGATGGCTCTATTTAAAGACAAGCCGGAAGTTACTATCCCCCTCCAGTTTACTAATTATCGTTAA
- a CDS encoding radical SAM protein, which produces MKRVILVIPPLITNRADLKKSALNLGTWYLGSALKNLGHHEVQVIDSALEGWGTLRKTTSETLEYGLPDKEITQRISDFKPDVIGITLLATVGYTGFLTTAKLLKQYFPNIPLVCGGAHASALPEKTLRDSLIDYVVTGEGEVVMGNIVANLDNPSIIQQSGSVAYLDRNNKFCINPPEDLVEDLDCLGSLDLELIQQIPLTPSPTYAGSAHGEKYLDVILSRGCPNKCGFCCTPWMWGQKFRKHSLSWISNHLRLLRENGYSHVIVQDDNFSRGGDWAIKVMRLFKKHGLSWENNGGLELENLTPELIDYMADTNCRTLFIPINLRGKTTDQIPEQLMSHYRSILGAAKKRGLWVYTSHIMGFPEQTILGMENQIKFAKNLRDEGLSDFHVVYCFSLLPGTRRFHEIMESIGGGEYRIRPESGIELHGGWQNWSRYSINIPQLNSRNFTFQEVSDLFFSAIRHINGDRGELWFSNREWPK; this is translated from the coding sequence ATGAAACGAGTAATTCTGGTAATCCCCCCATTGATCACTAACAGAGCAGATCTGAAAAAGTCTGCGCTGAATCTGGGGACTTGGTACCTCGGATCAGCTTTAAAAAACTTAGGGCATCACGAAGTCCAAGTAATTGATTCAGCCCTAGAGGGCTGGGGCACCCTCCGAAAGACTACCTCGGAAACGTTGGAGTATGGATTGCCAGACAAGGAAATTACCCAAAGGATATCTGATTTCAAGCCAGATGTCATTGGCATAACCTTACTGGCCACTGTGGGGTACACGGGATTTCTCACAACTGCAAAACTATTGAAGCAGTATTTCCCCAATATACCTCTGGTTTGTGGTGGAGCTCATGCTTCAGCGCTTCCTGAGAAAACCTTAAGGGATAGCCTGATTGATTATGTAGTAACTGGTGAAGGAGAGGTTGTAATGGGGAATATCGTTGCAAACCTGGACAACCCTTCTATAATCCAGCAGTCAGGAAGCGTGGCCTATCTGGATAGAAACAACAAATTTTGCATTAATCCGCCAGAAGATCTTGTAGAAGATTTGGACTGCTTGGGGTCTTTGGATCTTGAACTGATTCAGCAGATCCCTCTTACTCCAAGCCCAACTTACGCAGGGTCTGCACACGGAGAAAAATATTTGGATGTTATCTTGAGTAGAGGATGTCCAAATAAATGCGGATTTTGTTGCACTCCTTGGATGTGGGGACAAAAATTTAGGAAACACAGCCTTTCCTGGATTTCAAATCACCTTAGGCTGTTGAGAGAAAATGGTTACAGCCATGTCATTGTTCAGGACGACAACTTTTCCCGAGGAGGGGACTGGGCAATAAAAGTAATGCGGCTGTTTAAAAAGCATGGTCTGTCTTGGGAGAACAATGGTGGACTTGAGTTAGAGAACCTGACACCCGAACTTATCGACTACATGGCAGATACTAACTGCCGGACATTGTTTATCCCAATTAATCTGCGAGGAAAGACAACCGACCAAATTCCCGAGCAGCTGATGTCTCACTATAGAAGCATCCTGGGGGCAGCTAAAAAGAGAGGACTCTGGGTGTACACCTCTCATATTATGGGTTTTCCTGAGCAAACCATCCTGGGAATGGAGAATCAAATTAAGTTCGCAAAGAACTTACGAGATGAGGGACTCTCAGATTTCCATGTGGTTTATTGCTTTTCGTTGCTCCCAGGGACAAGAAGGTTCCACGAAATAATGGAATCAATAGGCGGGGGAGAATACCGCATCAGGCCGGAAAGCGGTATTGAACTACATGGGGGATGGCAAAACTGGAGTAGGTATTCCATAAACATCCCTCAGTTGAACTCAAGAAATTTCACCTTTCAAGAGGTGAGCGACTTATTCTTCTCGGCTATACGGCACATCAATGGAGATCGAGGAGAACTCTGGTTCTCCAATAGAGAATGGCCCAAATGA